From a single Budorcas taxicolor isolate Tak-1 chromosome X, Takin1.1, whole genome shotgun sequence genomic region:
- the GPR119 gene encoding glucose-dependent insulinotropic receptor codes for MESSVSFGVILAVLASLIIAANALVAMAVLSLILKNDSVSLCFTLNLAVADALLGLAISGLVTDQLSSPAWPTEKTLCSLRMAFVTSSAAASVLTVMLIAFDRYLAIKQPLRYFQIMNGFMVGACLAGLWLVSNLIGFLPLGIHGFQQTTYKGSCSFFAVFHPRFVLTLSCVGFFPALLLFVFFYCDILKIASTHSQQIRNTEHAGALVRAHRPQRTPSDFKAVRTVAILIGSFTLSWSPFLITSIVQVACQECHLYLVLEQYLWLLGVGNSLLNPLIYAYWQKEVRQQFSQMALAMKKGLTTCLLLLSPRDGGPERRRESVRYITTMSHSELEG; via the coding sequence ATGGAATCATCTGTCTCATTTGGAGTGATCCTTGCTGTCCTGGCCTCCCTCATTATTGCTGCTAACGCCCTCGTGGCCATGGCGGTACTGTCATTGATCCTCAAGAATGATAGCGTCAGTCTCTGTTTCACCTTGAATCTGGCTGTGGCTGATGCCTTGCTCGGCCTGGCCATCTCTGGCCTAGTCACAGACCAGCTCTCCAGCCCGGCTTGGCCCACAGAGAAGACACTGTGCAGCCTTCGGATGGCATTTGTCACTTCTTCTGCAGCCGCCTCTGTCCTCACGGTCATGCTGATTGCCTTTGACAGGTACCTTGCCATCAAGCAGCCCCTCCGCTATTTCCAAATCATGAATGGGTTCATGGTCGGGGCCTGCCTTGCTGGGCTGTGGTTGGTGTCTAACCTCATTGGCTTCCTTCCCCTCGGGATCCACGGATTCCAGCAGACCACCTACAAGGGGTCCTGCAGCTTCTTCGCTGTGTTTCACCCACGCTTCGTGCTGACCCTCTCCTGCGTCGGCTTCTTTCCAGCCCTACTGCTCTTTGTCTTTTTCTACTGTGACATACTCAAGATTGCCTCCACGCACAGCCAGCAGATCCGCAACACGGAGCACGCGGGAGCCCTAGTCAGGGCTCACCGGCCCCAACGGACCCCCAGTGACTTCAAAGCTGTGCGCACGGTGGCCATTCTCATTGGCAGCTTCACTCTGTCCTGGTCCCCATTCCTTATCACGAGCATTGTGCAGGTGGCCTGCCAGGAGTGCCACCTCTACCTGGTGCTGGAACAGTACCTGTGGCTGCTCGGTGTGGGCAACTCCCTGCTCAACCCACTCATCTATGCCTATTGGCAGAAGGAGGTGCGGCAACAGTTCTCCCAGATGGCCCTGGCTATGAAGAAGGGGCTCACCACATGCCTTCTTCTTCTCTCGCCCAGGGATGGCGGTCCAGAGAGGCGCAGGGAAAGTGTGCGTTACATCACCACCATGTCCCACTCAGAGCTTGAAGGCTAA